Proteins encoded by one window of Cervus canadensis isolate Bull #8, Minnesota chromosome 18, ASM1932006v1, whole genome shotgun sequence:
- the LOC122420038 gene encoding zinc finger protein 773-like isoform X2 yields the protein MPGARPGPQLLAPLRPQSPMAAAALTVPPEGRVTFEDVAVYFSWEEWGLLDEAQRLLYHGVMLETFSLMASLGLTSFRTHDMTQLEQWEEPCVPAEGVSTTATPAGCWCGAEVDKAPSEQSGCVEVDRANLHQHQDLNSGEKPSTREEHEASGKISPGSSGLPKTQVAPSGGEPCRSTKSGEGVPPGKRYYRCSECGKAFGQKYLLVQHQRLHTGEKPYECSECGKLFSHKSNLFIHQIVHTGERPYGCSECGKSFSRNADLIQHRRVHTGEKPFKCSECGKAFRHNSTLVQHHRIHTGVRPYECSECGKFFSFNSSLMKHQRVHTGERPYKCSECGKFYSHKSSLINHWRVHTGERPYECSECGKFFSQSSSLVQHRKVHTGEKPFKCNECGRFFSENSSLVKHQRVHTGARPYGCRECGKFFRHSSSLVKHRRIHTGEMPYECSSCGKSFSQRFNLIQHQKVHSGEKSCKVQM from the exons atgcctggggcCCGACCTGGTCCACAGCTCCTGGCCCCGCTCCGCCCACAGAGTCCGATGGCAGCGGCCGCTCTGACAGTCCCGCCTGAG GGCCGAGTGACCTTTGAGGACGTGGCTGTCTACTTCTCCTGGGAGGAGTGGGGGCTCCTTGATGAGGCCCAGAGGCTCCTGTACCACGGGGTGATGCTGGAGACCTTCTCACTGATGGCGTCTCTTG GACTCACATCGTTCAGGACCCATGACATGACTCAGCTGGAGCAATGGGAGGAGCCCTGTGTGCCTGCCGAGGGAGTCTCAACCACAGCCACACCAGCAG GTTGTTGGTGTGGAGCAGAGGTTGACAAGGCACCTTCTGAGCAGAGTGGTTGTGTAGAAGTGGACAGAGCAAACCTTCACCAACACCAGGACTTGAACTCTGGAGAGAAACCCTCAACAAGAGAAGAGCATGAGGCGAGTGGGAAGATCTCCCCAGGAAGCTCTGGTCTTCCCAAGACTCAGGTGGCTCCTAGTGGAGGGGAGCCATGCAGGAGCACCAAAAGTGGGGAAGGCGTTCCCCCTGGAAAAAGGTATTACAGGTGTAGtgagtgtgggaaagcctttGGTCAGAAATACTTACTTGTTCAGCACCAGAGACTACACACAGGAGAAAAGCCTTAtgaatgcagtgaatgtgggaaattattcagccataaatcCAACCTTTTTATACACCAAATAGTTCACACTGGTGAAAGGCCTTATGGGTGTAGTGAATGTGGAAAATCCTTTAGCCGCAATGCTGACCTCATTCAACACCGGAGAGTccacactggagaaaagccttttaaatgcagtgaatgtggaaaagccttcaggCACAATTCCACACTTGTTCAGCATCACAGAATCCACACTGGAGTAAGGCCTtatgagtgcagtgaatgtgggaagtTCTTTAGCTTTAACTCAAGCCTCATGAAGCATcagagagttcacactggagaaagaccTTATAAGTGCAGCGAATGTGGGAAATTCTACAGCCACAAGTCAAGCCTTATTAATCATTGGcgagttcacactggagaaaggccttatgaATGCAGCGAATGTGGGAAATTTTTTAGCCAAAGCTCCAGCCTTGTGCAACACCGAAaagttcacactggagaaaagcctttTAAGTGCAATGAATGTGGAAGATTCTTCAGTGAGAATTCTAGCCTTGTTAAACACcagagagttcacactggagCAAGACCTTATGGGTGCAGGGAATGTGGGAAATTTTTCCGCCACAGCTCCAGCCTTGTTAAGCATCGGAGGATTCACACTGGAGAAATGCCTTATGAGTGCAGCAGTTGTGGGAAGTCATTTAGCCAGCGTTTCAACCTTATACAGCACCAGAAAGTTCACAGTGGAGAAAAGTCTTGCAAGGTTCAAATGTGA
- the LOC122420038 gene encoding zinc finger protein 773-like isoform X1: MPGARPGPQLLAPLRPQSPMAAAALTVPPEVAVAAEWLPDHEEGRVTFEDVAVYFSWEEWGLLDEAQRLLYHGVMLETFSLMASLGLTSFRTHDMTQLEQWEEPCVPAEGVSTTATPAGCWCGAEVDKAPSEQSGCVEVDRANLHQHQDLNSGEKPSTREEHEASGKISPGSSGLPKTQVAPSGGEPCRSTKSGEGVPPGKRYYRCSECGKAFGQKYLLVQHQRLHTGEKPYECSECGKLFSHKSNLFIHQIVHTGERPYGCSECGKSFSRNADLIQHRRVHTGEKPFKCSECGKAFRHNSTLVQHHRIHTGVRPYECSECGKFFSFNSSLMKHQRVHTGERPYKCSECGKFYSHKSSLINHWRVHTGERPYECSECGKFFSQSSSLVQHRKVHTGEKPFKCNECGRFFSENSSLVKHQRVHTGARPYGCRECGKFFRHSSSLVKHRRIHTGEMPYECSSCGKSFSQRFNLIQHQKVHSGEKSCKVQM, encoded by the exons atgcctggggcCCGACCTGGTCCACAGCTCCTGGCCCCGCTCCGCCCACAGAGTCCGATGGCAGCGGCCGCTCTGACAGTCCCGCCTGAG GTTGCTGTGGCTGCAGAGTGGCTTCCAGACCATGAAGAG GGCCGAGTGACCTTTGAGGACGTGGCTGTCTACTTCTCCTGGGAGGAGTGGGGGCTCCTTGATGAGGCCCAGAGGCTCCTGTACCACGGGGTGATGCTGGAGACCTTCTCACTGATGGCGTCTCTTG GACTCACATCGTTCAGGACCCATGACATGACTCAGCTGGAGCAATGGGAGGAGCCCTGTGTGCCTGCCGAGGGAGTCTCAACCACAGCCACACCAGCAG GTTGTTGGTGTGGAGCAGAGGTTGACAAGGCACCTTCTGAGCAGAGTGGTTGTGTAGAAGTGGACAGAGCAAACCTTCACCAACACCAGGACTTGAACTCTGGAGAGAAACCCTCAACAAGAGAAGAGCATGAGGCGAGTGGGAAGATCTCCCCAGGAAGCTCTGGTCTTCCCAAGACTCAGGTGGCTCCTAGTGGAGGGGAGCCATGCAGGAGCACCAAAAGTGGGGAAGGCGTTCCCCCTGGAAAAAGGTATTACAGGTGTAGtgagtgtgggaaagcctttGGTCAGAAATACTTACTTGTTCAGCACCAGAGACTACACACAGGAGAAAAGCCTTAtgaatgcagtgaatgtgggaaattattcagccataaatcCAACCTTTTTATACACCAAATAGTTCACACTGGTGAAAGGCCTTATGGGTGTAGTGAATGTGGAAAATCCTTTAGCCGCAATGCTGACCTCATTCAACACCGGAGAGTccacactggagaaaagccttttaaatgcagtgaatgtggaaaagccttcaggCACAATTCCACACTTGTTCAGCATCACAGAATCCACACTGGAGTAAGGCCTtatgagtgcagtgaatgtgggaagtTCTTTAGCTTTAACTCAAGCCTCATGAAGCATcagagagttcacactggagaaagaccTTATAAGTGCAGCGAATGTGGGAAATTCTACAGCCACAAGTCAAGCCTTATTAATCATTGGcgagttcacactggagaaaggccttatgaATGCAGCGAATGTGGGAAATTTTTTAGCCAAAGCTCCAGCCTTGTGCAACACCGAAaagttcacactggagaaaagcctttTAAGTGCAATGAATGTGGAAGATTCTTCAGTGAGAATTCTAGCCTTGTTAAACACcagagagttcacactggagCAAGACCTTATGGGTGCAGGGAATGTGGGAAATTTTTCCGCCACAGCTCCAGCCTTGTTAAGCATCGGAGGATTCACACTGGAGAAATGCCTTATGAGTGCAGCAGTTGTGGGAAGTCATTTAGCCAGCGTTTCAACCTTATACAGCACCAGAAAGTTCACAGTGGAGAAAAGTCTTGCAAGGTTCAAATGTGA
- the LOC122420033 gene encoding zinc finger protein 772-like isoform X1, translating into MAAAVLTDPAQQLSKNWLEGGGWECCAPCQAQSLDRSFCANCLLLLWVDTVINGTLRREQTYMAPGAGVSSELRSWGNVTFEDVFVSFSQEEWGLLDEAQRLLYREVMLENFALMASLGYTSSVSHGVSPQEPGREPWVSDQADTTPALTREAQSAGAPGCWHGMEEAEIRFEQSISVKRVSQGMIPKTIPSSQKAHPCETCGPILRDVLHMAKHQETYPGQKPYLCVACGKQLWFSANFTLHSQHNGEKPRRRDMHRALLVSSCPVQLSETPFTMGEGCEDFPTSSSVFQHHYPLSKWKPQSDTQCAEVFHSGQKHYECSECGKAFSRKDSLVQHQRVHTGERPYKCSECGKTFSRKPILAQHQRIHTGEMPYECGICGKVFNHSSNLIVHQRVHTGARPYKCSECGKAYSHKSTLVQHESIHTGERPYECSECGKYFGHKYRLIKHWSVHTGARPYECIACGKFFSQSSDLIAHQRVHNGEKPYVCSECGKAFSHKHVLIQHLRIHTGERPYKCSECGKAFRQRASLIRHWKVHAGERS; encoded by the exons ATGGCGGCCGCCGTGCTGACGGACCCGGCGCAG CAGCTTTCAAAGAACTGGCTggaaggaggtgggtgggagtGCTGTGCCCCATGCCAGGCCCAGAGTTTAGACAGGTCTTTCTGCGCCAACTGCCTGTTGTTGCTGTGGGTGGACACAGTGATCAACGGGACCCTGAGGAGAGAGCAGACATACATGGCACCTGGTGCTGGTGTTTCCTCTGAGTTGAGGAGCTGG GGAAATGTGACCTTTGAGGATGTGTTCGTGTCCTTCTCCCAGGAGGAGTGGGGGCTCCTTGATGAGGCTCAGAGGCTCCTGTACCGCGAAGTGATGCTGGAGAACTTTGCACTGATGGCCTCACTGG GATACACATCTTCTGTGTCCCATGGGGTTTCCCCACAGGAGCCGGGCAGGGAGCCCTGGGTCTCTGACCAGGCTGACACAACTCCAGCCCTGACCAGAGAGGCTCAGAGTGCAGGTGCCCCTG GTTGTTGGCATGGAATGGAGGAGGCTGAGATCCGTTTTGAGCAGAGCATTTCTGTAAAAAGAGTGTCTCAGGGCATGATTCCTAAGACGATTCCATCTTCCCAGAAGGCCCACCCCTGTGAGACATGTGGCCCGATCTTGAGAGATGTTCTCCACATGGCTAAGCATCAGGAAACATATCCTGGGCAGAAACCATACCTGTGTGTGGCGTGTGGGAAACAGCTGTGGTTCAGTGCAAACTTCACCCTCCACAGTCAGCACAATGGAGAGAAACCCCGCAGAAGGGATATGCACAGGGCCCTTCTTGTGAGCAGCTGCCCTGTCCAGTTGTCGGAGACACCGTTTACCATGGGGGAGGGTTGTGAGGATTTCCCAACCAGCTCAAGCGTGTTTCAGCACCATTACCCTCTTAGCAAGTGGAAGCCACAAAGTGACACCCAGTGTGCAGAGGTGTTTCACAGTGGACAAAAGCATTATGAGTGCAGcgaatgtgggaaggccttcagcCGCAAAGACTCACTTGTTCAGCACCAGAGAGTCCACACTGGAGAGAGGCCTTAcaagtgcagtgaatgtgggaaaaccTTTAGCCGCAAACCCATACTCGCGCAGCACCAGAGGATCCACACTGGAGAGATGCCTTACGAGTGTGGCATATGTGGGAAAGTTTTTAATCATAGCTCTAATCTCATTGTACACCAGAGAGTCCACACTGGAGCACGGCCTTACAAGTGCAGCGAATGTGGGAAAGCCTACAGTCACAAATCCACACTTGTTCAGCATGAGAGTATCcacactggagaaaggccttatgagTGCAGCGAATGTgggaaatactttggccacaaaTACAGACTCATTAAACACTGGAGTGTTCATACTGGGGCACGGCCATATGAGTGCATTGCATGTGGGAAGTTTTTCAGCCAAAGCTCCGATCTTATTGCCCACCAGAGAGTTCACAATGGTGAGAAGCCGTATGTGTGCAGTGAGTGTGGAAAAGCCTTTAGCCACAAACATGTGCTTATCCAGCACCTTAGAATCCACACTGGAGAAAGGCCGTATAAATGCAGtgagtgtgggaaagcctttaggcaaagggcttccctcatCAGACATTGGAAGGTTCACGCTGGAGAAAGGTCTTAG
- the LOC122420038 gene encoding zinc finger protein 773-like isoform X3 → MLETFSLMASLGLTSFRTHDMTQLEQWEEPCVPAEGVSTTATPAGCWCGAEVDKAPSEQSGCVEVDRANLHQHQDLNSGEKPSTREEHEASGKISPGSSGLPKTQVAPSGGEPCRSTKSGEGVPPGKRYYRCSECGKAFGQKYLLVQHQRLHTGEKPYECSECGKLFSHKSNLFIHQIVHTGERPYGCSECGKSFSRNADLIQHRRVHTGEKPFKCSECGKAFRHNSTLVQHHRIHTGVRPYECSECGKFFSFNSSLMKHQRVHTGERPYKCSECGKFYSHKSSLINHWRVHTGERPYECSECGKFFSQSSSLVQHRKVHTGEKPFKCNECGRFFSENSSLVKHQRVHTGARPYGCRECGKFFRHSSSLVKHRRIHTGEMPYECSSCGKSFSQRFNLIQHQKVHSGEKSCKVQM, encoded by the exons ATGCTGGAGACCTTCTCACTGATGGCGTCTCTTG GACTCACATCGTTCAGGACCCATGACATGACTCAGCTGGAGCAATGGGAGGAGCCCTGTGTGCCTGCCGAGGGAGTCTCAACCACAGCCACACCAGCAG GTTGTTGGTGTGGAGCAGAGGTTGACAAGGCACCTTCTGAGCAGAGTGGTTGTGTAGAAGTGGACAGAGCAAACCTTCACCAACACCAGGACTTGAACTCTGGAGAGAAACCCTCAACAAGAGAAGAGCATGAGGCGAGTGGGAAGATCTCCCCAGGAAGCTCTGGTCTTCCCAAGACTCAGGTGGCTCCTAGTGGAGGGGAGCCATGCAGGAGCACCAAAAGTGGGGAAGGCGTTCCCCCTGGAAAAAGGTATTACAGGTGTAGtgagtgtgggaaagcctttGGTCAGAAATACTTACTTGTTCAGCACCAGAGACTACACACAGGAGAAAAGCCTTAtgaatgcagtgaatgtgggaaattattcagccataaatcCAACCTTTTTATACACCAAATAGTTCACACTGGTGAAAGGCCTTATGGGTGTAGTGAATGTGGAAAATCCTTTAGCCGCAATGCTGACCTCATTCAACACCGGAGAGTccacactggagaaaagccttttaaatgcagtgaatgtggaaaagccttcaggCACAATTCCACACTTGTTCAGCATCACAGAATCCACACTGGAGTAAGGCCTtatgagtgcagtgaatgtgggaagtTCTTTAGCTTTAACTCAAGCCTCATGAAGCATcagagagttcacactggagaaagaccTTATAAGTGCAGCGAATGTGGGAAATTCTACAGCCACAAGTCAAGCCTTATTAATCATTGGcgagttcacactggagaaaggccttatgaATGCAGCGAATGTGGGAAATTTTTTAGCCAAAGCTCCAGCCTTGTGCAACACCGAAaagttcacactggagaaaagcctttTAAGTGCAATGAATGTGGAAGATTCTTCAGTGAGAATTCTAGCCTTGTTAAACACcagagagttcacactggagCAAGACCTTATGGGTGCAGGGAATGTGGGAAATTTTTCCGCCACAGCTCCAGCCTTGTTAAGCATCGGAGGATTCACACTGGAGAAATGCCTTATGAGTGCAGCAGTTGTGGGAAGTCATTTAGCCAGCGTTTCAACCTTATACAGCACCAGAAAGTTCACAGTGGAGAAAAGTCTTGCAAGGTTCAAATGTGA
- the LOC122420038 gene encoding zinc finger protein 773-like isoform X4 translates to MTQLEQWEEPCVPAEGVSTTATPAGCWCGAEVDKAPSEQSGCVEVDRANLHQHQDLNSGEKPSTREEHEASGKISPGSSGLPKTQVAPSGGEPCRSTKSGEGVPPGKRYYRCSECGKAFGQKYLLVQHQRLHTGEKPYECSECGKLFSHKSNLFIHQIVHTGERPYGCSECGKSFSRNADLIQHRRVHTGEKPFKCSECGKAFRHNSTLVQHHRIHTGVRPYECSECGKFFSFNSSLMKHQRVHTGERPYKCSECGKFYSHKSSLINHWRVHTGERPYECSECGKFFSQSSSLVQHRKVHTGEKPFKCNECGRFFSENSSLVKHQRVHTGARPYGCRECGKFFRHSSSLVKHRRIHTGEMPYECSSCGKSFSQRFNLIQHQKVHSGEKSCKVQM, encoded by the exons ATGACTCAGCTGGAGCAATGGGAGGAGCCCTGTGTGCCTGCCGAGGGAGTCTCAACCACAGCCACACCAGCAG GTTGTTGGTGTGGAGCAGAGGTTGACAAGGCACCTTCTGAGCAGAGTGGTTGTGTAGAAGTGGACAGAGCAAACCTTCACCAACACCAGGACTTGAACTCTGGAGAGAAACCCTCAACAAGAGAAGAGCATGAGGCGAGTGGGAAGATCTCCCCAGGAAGCTCTGGTCTTCCCAAGACTCAGGTGGCTCCTAGTGGAGGGGAGCCATGCAGGAGCACCAAAAGTGGGGAAGGCGTTCCCCCTGGAAAAAGGTATTACAGGTGTAGtgagtgtgggaaagcctttGGTCAGAAATACTTACTTGTTCAGCACCAGAGACTACACACAGGAGAAAAGCCTTAtgaatgcagtgaatgtgggaaattattcagccataaatcCAACCTTTTTATACACCAAATAGTTCACACTGGTGAAAGGCCTTATGGGTGTAGTGAATGTGGAAAATCCTTTAGCCGCAATGCTGACCTCATTCAACACCGGAGAGTccacactggagaaaagccttttaaatgcagtgaatgtggaaaagccttcaggCACAATTCCACACTTGTTCAGCATCACAGAATCCACACTGGAGTAAGGCCTtatgagtgcagtgaatgtgggaagtTCTTTAGCTTTAACTCAAGCCTCATGAAGCATcagagagttcacactggagaaagaccTTATAAGTGCAGCGAATGTGGGAAATTCTACAGCCACAAGTCAAGCCTTATTAATCATTGGcgagttcacactggagaaaggccttatgaATGCAGCGAATGTGGGAAATTTTTTAGCCAAAGCTCCAGCCTTGTGCAACACCGAAaagttcacactggagaaaagcctttTAAGTGCAATGAATGTGGAAGATTCTTCAGTGAGAATTCTAGCCTTGTTAAACACcagagagttcacactggagCAAGACCTTATGGGTGCAGGGAATGTGGGAAATTTTTCCGCCACAGCTCCAGCCTTGTTAAGCATCGGAGGATTCACACTGGAGAAATGCCTTATGAGTGCAGCAGTTGTGGGAAGTCATTTAGCCAGCGTTTCAACCTTATACAGCACCAGAAAGTTCACAGTGGAGAAAAGTCTTGCAAGGTTCAAATGTGA
- the LOC122420033 gene encoding zinc finger protein 772-like isoform X2, producing the protein MQLSKNWLEGGGWECCAPCQAQSLDRSFCANCLLLLWVDTVINGTLRREQTYMAPGAGVSSELRSWGNVTFEDVFVSFSQEEWGLLDEAQRLLYREVMLENFALMASLGYTSSVSHGVSPQEPGREPWVSDQADTTPALTREAQSAGAPGCWHGMEEAEIRFEQSISVKRVSQGMIPKTIPSSQKAHPCETCGPILRDVLHMAKHQETYPGQKPYLCVACGKQLWFSANFTLHSQHNGEKPRRRDMHRALLVSSCPVQLSETPFTMGEGCEDFPTSSSVFQHHYPLSKWKPQSDTQCAEVFHSGQKHYECSECGKAFSRKDSLVQHQRVHTGERPYKCSECGKTFSRKPILAQHQRIHTGEMPYECGICGKVFNHSSNLIVHQRVHTGARPYKCSECGKAYSHKSTLVQHESIHTGERPYECSECGKYFGHKYRLIKHWSVHTGARPYECIACGKFFSQSSDLIAHQRVHNGEKPYVCSECGKAFSHKHVLIQHLRIHTGERPYKCSECGKAFRQRASLIRHWKVHAGERS; encoded by the exons ATG CAGCTTTCAAAGAACTGGCTggaaggaggtgggtgggagtGCTGTGCCCCATGCCAGGCCCAGAGTTTAGACAGGTCTTTCTGCGCCAACTGCCTGTTGTTGCTGTGGGTGGACACAGTGATCAACGGGACCCTGAGGAGAGAGCAGACATACATGGCACCTGGTGCTGGTGTTTCCTCTGAGTTGAGGAGCTGG GGAAATGTGACCTTTGAGGATGTGTTCGTGTCCTTCTCCCAGGAGGAGTGGGGGCTCCTTGATGAGGCTCAGAGGCTCCTGTACCGCGAAGTGATGCTGGAGAACTTTGCACTGATGGCCTCACTGG GATACACATCTTCTGTGTCCCATGGGGTTTCCCCACAGGAGCCGGGCAGGGAGCCCTGGGTCTCTGACCAGGCTGACACAACTCCAGCCCTGACCAGAGAGGCTCAGAGTGCAGGTGCCCCTG GTTGTTGGCATGGAATGGAGGAGGCTGAGATCCGTTTTGAGCAGAGCATTTCTGTAAAAAGAGTGTCTCAGGGCATGATTCCTAAGACGATTCCATCTTCCCAGAAGGCCCACCCCTGTGAGACATGTGGCCCGATCTTGAGAGATGTTCTCCACATGGCTAAGCATCAGGAAACATATCCTGGGCAGAAACCATACCTGTGTGTGGCGTGTGGGAAACAGCTGTGGTTCAGTGCAAACTTCACCCTCCACAGTCAGCACAATGGAGAGAAACCCCGCAGAAGGGATATGCACAGGGCCCTTCTTGTGAGCAGCTGCCCTGTCCAGTTGTCGGAGACACCGTTTACCATGGGGGAGGGTTGTGAGGATTTCCCAACCAGCTCAAGCGTGTTTCAGCACCATTACCCTCTTAGCAAGTGGAAGCCACAAAGTGACACCCAGTGTGCAGAGGTGTTTCACAGTGGACAAAAGCATTATGAGTGCAGcgaatgtgggaaggccttcagcCGCAAAGACTCACTTGTTCAGCACCAGAGAGTCCACACTGGAGAGAGGCCTTAcaagtgcagtgaatgtgggaaaaccTTTAGCCGCAAACCCATACTCGCGCAGCACCAGAGGATCCACACTGGAGAGATGCCTTACGAGTGTGGCATATGTGGGAAAGTTTTTAATCATAGCTCTAATCTCATTGTACACCAGAGAGTCCACACTGGAGCACGGCCTTACAAGTGCAGCGAATGTGGGAAAGCCTACAGTCACAAATCCACACTTGTTCAGCATGAGAGTATCcacactggagaaaggccttatgagTGCAGCGAATGTgggaaatactttggccacaaaTACAGACTCATTAAACACTGGAGTGTTCATACTGGGGCACGGCCATATGAGTGCATTGCATGTGGGAAGTTTTTCAGCCAAAGCTCCGATCTTATTGCCCACCAGAGAGTTCACAATGGTGAGAAGCCGTATGTGTGCAGTGAGTGTGGAAAAGCCTTTAGCCACAAACATGTGCTTATCCAGCACCTTAGAATCCACACTGGAGAAAGGCCGTATAAATGCAGtgagtgtgggaaagcctttaggcaaagggcttccctcatCAGACATTGGAAGGTTCACGCTGGAGAAAGGTCTTAG
- the LOC122420033 gene encoding zinc finger protein 772-like isoform X3: MAAAVLTDPAQGNVTFEDVFVSFSQEEWGLLDEAQRLLYREVMLENFALMASLGYTSSVSHGVSPQEPGREPWVSDQADTTPALTREAQSAGAPGCWHGMEEAEIRFEQSISVKRVSQGMIPKTIPSSQKAHPCETCGPILRDVLHMAKHQETYPGQKPYLCVACGKQLWFSANFTLHSQHNGEKPRRRDMHRALLVSSCPVQLSETPFTMGEGCEDFPTSSSVFQHHYPLSKWKPQSDTQCAEVFHSGQKHYECSECGKAFSRKDSLVQHQRVHTGERPYKCSECGKTFSRKPILAQHQRIHTGEMPYECGICGKVFNHSSNLIVHQRVHTGARPYKCSECGKAYSHKSTLVQHESIHTGERPYECSECGKYFGHKYRLIKHWSVHTGARPYECIACGKFFSQSSDLIAHQRVHNGEKPYVCSECGKAFSHKHVLIQHLRIHTGERPYKCSECGKAFRQRASLIRHWKVHAGERS, from the exons ATGGCGGCCGCCGTGCTGACGGACCCGGCGCAG GGAAATGTGACCTTTGAGGATGTGTTCGTGTCCTTCTCCCAGGAGGAGTGGGGGCTCCTTGATGAGGCTCAGAGGCTCCTGTACCGCGAAGTGATGCTGGAGAACTTTGCACTGATGGCCTCACTGG GATACACATCTTCTGTGTCCCATGGGGTTTCCCCACAGGAGCCGGGCAGGGAGCCCTGGGTCTCTGACCAGGCTGACACAACTCCAGCCCTGACCAGAGAGGCTCAGAGTGCAGGTGCCCCTG GTTGTTGGCATGGAATGGAGGAGGCTGAGATCCGTTTTGAGCAGAGCATTTCTGTAAAAAGAGTGTCTCAGGGCATGATTCCTAAGACGATTCCATCTTCCCAGAAGGCCCACCCCTGTGAGACATGTGGCCCGATCTTGAGAGATGTTCTCCACATGGCTAAGCATCAGGAAACATATCCTGGGCAGAAACCATACCTGTGTGTGGCGTGTGGGAAACAGCTGTGGTTCAGTGCAAACTTCACCCTCCACAGTCAGCACAATGGAGAGAAACCCCGCAGAAGGGATATGCACAGGGCCCTTCTTGTGAGCAGCTGCCCTGTCCAGTTGTCGGAGACACCGTTTACCATGGGGGAGGGTTGTGAGGATTTCCCAACCAGCTCAAGCGTGTTTCAGCACCATTACCCTCTTAGCAAGTGGAAGCCACAAAGTGACACCCAGTGTGCAGAGGTGTTTCACAGTGGACAAAAGCATTATGAGTGCAGcgaatgtgggaaggccttcagcCGCAAAGACTCACTTGTTCAGCACCAGAGAGTCCACACTGGAGAGAGGCCTTAcaagtgcagtgaatgtgggaaaaccTTTAGCCGCAAACCCATACTCGCGCAGCACCAGAGGATCCACACTGGAGAGATGCCTTACGAGTGTGGCATATGTGGGAAAGTTTTTAATCATAGCTCTAATCTCATTGTACACCAGAGAGTCCACACTGGAGCACGGCCTTACAAGTGCAGCGAATGTGGGAAAGCCTACAGTCACAAATCCACACTTGTTCAGCATGAGAGTATCcacactggagaaaggccttatgagTGCAGCGAATGTgggaaatactttggccacaaaTACAGACTCATTAAACACTGGAGTGTTCATACTGGGGCACGGCCATATGAGTGCATTGCATGTGGGAAGTTTTTCAGCCAAAGCTCCGATCTTATTGCCCACCAGAGAGTTCACAATGGTGAGAAGCCGTATGTGTGCAGTGAGTGTGGAAAAGCCTTTAGCCACAAACATGTGCTTATCCAGCACCTTAGAATCCACACTGGAGAAAGGCCGTATAAATGCAGtgagtgtgggaaagcctttaggcaaagggcttccctcatCAGACATTGGAAGGTTCACGCTGGAGAAAGGTCTTAG